A genomic segment from Desulfurella amilsii encodes:
- a CDS encoding chemotaxis protein CheA yields the protein MSSFNEMDEILQDFIVETTELLEGLDEDLVALEKSPKDADLLNKVFRAFHTIKGSSSFLGFDKITQLTHKLEDLLNSLRRFDLELTPSIMDAILLSVDKLKTMVDMVKQNQAIDSIDIEQEIQRLLSAQENNSQAQEEAKEEPAPNIEAESDIVKLQIEEIQQEEPPVAKKTNLTDEELNAEIQRLLAQRTKEDEEKRKAKQNASSSKPAESSFAAKDSKPKQTSPIATKQPTQEPQDKSKQDLEKQTIRVDVKKLDDLMDLAGELVLAKNRLVRLANIVSETNQSDEIADSLSNISSQITLVTTDLQMAIMKTRMVEIGKVFNKFPRIVRDICRDLNKEVNLVIEGAETELDKSVVEEINEPFVHLIRNAIDHGIEPPAERIQKGKNRIGTLKLSASQEGNHIVIIVEDDGKGMDQEKIKQKAIENSIVTPQEASQMSENDVFNLVFLPGFSTASQVSNLSGRGVGMDVVKTNIEKLNGIISIKSKINEDTKIIIKIPLTLAIIQSLLVKTVGSLFAIPLANVIETVRISLSDIEHVQNKDVLRLRGSIVPLAYLGDILGISKDKKTLSKDEMYVVIVSSAEKQLGLVVDALVNQEEVVIKPLGNYLGKVKSIAGATIMGDGSVALILDVVSIVKQASKLSVNIASHTIDQKEFAKNALVIAISNKLESLSFIKEHFSDYNVYYHDSMSIVYTHPSSVIFLDLSLHNVIDTINDIRELPATKKSYIVGLSEDLTSDKARFEDTSLNAIVSIQQTSLDGIKNLLEKRMIKLLKGV from the coding sequence ATGAGCAGCTTTAATGAAATGGATGAGATACTTCAGGACTTTATTGTAGAGACCACAGAGCTGTTAGAAGGTCTTGATGAAGACTTAGTGGCGCTTGAGAAGTCTCCTAAAGACGCTGATTTGCTAAACAAGGTATTTAGAGCCTTCCACACAATAAAAGGCTCTTCAAGCTTTTTAGGCTTTGATAAAATTACACAGCTTACACACAAATTAGAAGACTTGTTAAATTCTCTTAGACGCTTTGATCTAGAGTTAACGCCTTCTATCATGGATGCGATACTCTTAAGCGTTGATAAGCTAAAGACAATGGTAGATATGGTAAAGCAAAATCAAGCCATAGACAGCATAGACATAGAACAAGAAATACAAAGGCTCCTTAGCGCTCAAGAAAACAACTCTCAAGCACAAGAAGAAGCTAAAGAAGAACCAGCACCAAATATAGAAGCAGAAAGCGATATAGTTAAACTCCAGATAGAAGAAATACAACAAGAAGAGCCTCCTGTTGCTAAAAAAACCAACCTAACAGATGAAGAACTCAATGCAGAAATCCAAAGGCTTTTAGCTCAAAGAACGAAAGAAGACGAAGAAAAAAGGAAGGCAAAGCAAAACGCTTCTTCATCTAAACCTGCTGAAAGCTCTTTTGCAGCTAAAGACTCTAAACCTAAGCAAACAAGTCCAATAGCCACCAAACAGCCTACACAAGAACCCCAAGACAAATCAAAACAGGACTTAGAAAAGCAAACCATTAGGGTTGATGTTAAAAAGCTTGATGACTTGATGGATTTAGCAGGAGAGCTTGTTTTAGCAAAAAACAGACTGGTAAGGCTTGCAAACATAGTATCAGAAACAAATCAAAGTGATGAAATAGCAGACAGCCTATCTAACATTTCATCCCAGATAACGCTTGTTACAACAGATCTGCAGATGGCTATAATGAAAACTAGAATGGTTGAAATAGGCAAAGTATTTAACAAATTCCCAAGGATAGTAAGGGACATTTGCAGAGACTTAAACAAAGAGGTAAACCTTGTCATTGAAGGTGCAGAAACTGAACTAGACAAAAGCGTCGTAGAAGAAATAAACGAACCCTTTGTTCATTTAATAAGAAACGCCATAGACCACGGCATAGAACCTCCAGCAGAAAGAATCCAAAAAGGCAAAAATAGAATTGGCACGCTAAAGCTGTCTGCATCGCAGGAAGGAAATCACATAGTAATAATCGTAGAAGATGACGGCAAAGGTATGGATCAAGAAAAAATCAAGCAAAAAGCTATAGAAAACTCTATAGTTACACCGCAGGAAGCAAGTCAGATGAGCGAAAATGATGTCTTTAACCTTGTATTCCTGCCTGGATTTTCTACTGCAAGTCAAGTTTCTAACCTTTCTGGCCGTGGTGTGGGTATGGATGTTGTAAAAACAAACATAGAAAAGCTAAACGGCATAATAAGCATAAAATCCAAAATAAACGAAGACACAAAGATTATTATAAAGATACCTCTAACGCTTGCTATTATTCAGTCTTTGCTTGTAAAAACTGTAGGCAGTCTTTTTGCCATACCTTTGGCTAATGTTATAGAAACAGTAAGGATTAGCCTATCAGACATTGAGCATGTCCAAAACAAAGATGTGCTAAGACTAAGGGGCTCTATTGTTCCTCTTGCCTATTTAGGGGATATACTGGGTATATCTAAAGATAAGAAAACTCTAAGCAAAGATGAGATGTATGTTGTTATTGTCTCATCTGCAGAAAAGCAGTTAGGCTTAGTGGTTGATGCGCTTGTTAACCAAGAAGAAGTAGTAATAAAGCCACTTGGAAACTATTTAGGCAAAGTTAAATCCATTGCAGGTGCAACCATTATGGGAGATGGCAGTGTTGCATTGATACTTGATGTAGTCTCAATTGTAAAACAAGCTTCAAAGCTATCTGTTAACATAGCTTCCCATACAATAGACCAAAAAGAGTTTGCTAAAAACGCCCTTGTGATTGCAATAAGCAATAAATTGGAATCTTTGAGCTTTATAAAAGAGCATTTTTCAGACTACAATGTATACTACCACGATAGTATGAGTATTGTCTATACGCACCCATCAAGCGTAATATTTTTAGATTTATCCCTGCACAATGTAATAGATACAATAAACGATATAAGGGAGCTTCCTGCTACAAAGAAGTCATACATTGTAGGCTTAAGCGAAGACCTAACATCAGATAAAGCCCGCTTTGAAGATACAAGTTTAAATGCTATTGTATCTATTCAACAAACGAGCCTTGATGGCATTAAAAACTTGCTAGAAAAAAGAATGATAAAACTACTAAAAGGAGTGTGA
- the rlmN gene encoding 23S rRNA (adenine(2503)-C(2))-methyltransferase RlmN, protein MQNFFNFTLFDLEEYMLELGFDRYRARQLFNFIYAKGFDEFLDISVLKKLDRNMLSEKLFIPKLESSPIKDTDGTTKFLFKLLDGQAIESVLIPMKEGKNTICVSTQVGCKMNCKFCATAKLGFIRNLQTWEIVYQVRYIYNQIKKETHRTPNIVFMGMGEPLDNYENVIRAILIINNEHGLSISRRRITVSTCGIVPKIEELKKDLAYINLAISLNAADNLKRNYLMPINNSYPIEELINSAKDFPLPERKRLTFEYIMIKEFNDTQEDIKNLIKLLKPIKCKLNLIPLNKHLYSENLYPSDAQTIENFAKQLRDKNMFVTVRKSKGESINAACGMLVAAMR, encoded by the coding sequence ATGCAAAATTTCTTTAATTTTACGCTTTTTGATCTTGAAGAGTATATGTTAGAATTAGGATTTGACAGGTATAGAGCTAGACAGCTATTTAATTTTATATATGCCAAAGGTTTTGATGAATTTTTAGATATTAGTGTTTTAAAGAAATTAGATAGAAACATGTTAAGTGAAAAATTATTTATTCCCAAGCTTGAGTCTAGTCCAATAAAAGATACTGATGGCACAACAAAGTTTTTATTTAAATTATTAGATGGTCAAGCTATAGAATCAGTTTTAATACCAATGAAAGAAGGGAAAAATACCATTTGTGTTTCAACTCAAGTCGGTTGCAAGATGAATTGTAAATTTTGTGCCACAGCAAAGTTAGGCTTTATTAGAAATTTGCAAACATGGGAAATTGTTTATCAAGTAAGATATATTTATAATCAAATTAAAAAAGAAACCCACAGGACCCCTAATATCGTATTTATGGGAATGGGTGAGCCACTTGATAATTATGAGAATGTAATAAGAGCTATTTTGATAATAAATAATGAGCACGGTTTAAGCATTTCACGCAGAAGAATTACTGTATCTACTTGCGGAATTGTGCCAAAAATTGAAGAGCTTAAAAAAGATTTAGCTTATATTAATTTGGCTATATCTTTAAATGCTGCTGATAATTTAAAAAGAAACTATTTGATGCCCATTAACAACTCTTATCCAATTGAAGAGCTGATAAATTCTGCAAAAGATTTTCCTCTGCCTGAGCGAAAAAGGCTAACATTTGAGTACATAATGATTAAAGAGTTTAATGATACACAAGAAGACATCAAGAACCTAATTAAATTATTGAAGCCCATTAAATGCAAGCTTAATTTAATACCTCTAAACAAACATTTATACAGCGAAAATCTTTATCCAAGCGATGCTCAAACTATAGAGAATTTTGCCAAACAGCTAAGGGACAAAAACATGTTTGTTACGGTAAGAAAATCTAAAGGCGAGTCAATTAATGCGGCTTGTGGTATGCTTGTAGCTGCAATGCGCTAG
- a CDS encoding LysM peptidoglycan-binding domain-containing protein translates to MKKTILSAFLVLTLATSAHASVYIVKKGDTLTSIAQKLGIPLEKLKIVNPGVKSSDLNIGQKILLPSEKTTYARQMSTSGLSQAKVYVVEKGDSAYNIAKKLGCSLEQLKKLNPNIDLSNLNIGDRLILPNNTKIASNTQISNIYIVKSGDTASKIADEYNISLSELAKLNPQLNLSNINIGDRIIVPTRMAAQQKIVQKQIPLNTDIYTIEPKDTLIGISEKTGISIDNIKKFNSNVDWSNLQIGEKIVLKEPKQSEPVSQNTTVAATTNEQDNNYIKYTVGAGDTLYSIAKAFSTKISTLRKINSLSSSSLSVGQILLVPPKIIGTNKQPSVLKKTVSDQAQNQPTKNSSENQIVTNNYDKNKDYSLYLDHYIVQKGDTLYTIAKTFDTSVDDIVSLNNLPSNEINIGETLLIPKNNTNLANAKNNYSTSEYSLVNKENTLNERLVKYAKLFIGAPYQWGGTNLSTGVDCSGFVQDIFAKFHIELPRTSSEQFNVGKPVSLADIKPGDLLFFQTYAGTYPSHVGIYIGDNKFISALNQNTGVIISPLDGYFLNRFVGARRVLPSHEKFDYTGNRSG, encoded by the coding sequence ATGAAAAAAACTATACTATCTGCCTTCTTGGTCTTAACACTGGCAACAAGTGCACACGCGAGTGTTTACATAGTTAAAAAAGGTGACACGCTTACAAGTATCGCTCAAAAATTAGGCATACCTCTAGAAAAATTAAAAATTGTAAATCCCGGTGTAAAAAGTTCGGATTTAAACATCGGTCAAAAAATACTACTTCCTTCCGAAAAAACTACTTATGCTAGACAGATGAGTACATCAGGCTTGTCTCAAGCAAAGGTATATGTTGTTGAAAAAGGTGATAGTGCCTATAATATAGCAAAAAAACTAGGTTGTAGTTTAGAGCAACTAAAAAAGCTTAACCCAAATATTGATCTTTCCAACTTAAATATAGGTGATAGGCTTATTTTACCGAATAACACAAAAATAGCTTCAAATACCCAAATAAGCAATATCTATATTGTAAAAAGCGGCGATACAGCCTCTAAAATAGCTGATGAATATAATATTTCTTTATCAGAACTTGCTAAACTAAACCCTCAATTAAATTTGTCCAATATTAATATTGGCGATAGAATTATTGTGCCTACTAGAATGGCTGCCCAGCAAAAGATAGTGCAAAAACAAATACCATTAAACACCGACATATACACTATTGAACCCAAAGATACACTAATTGGTATATCAGAAAAAACTGGCATTAGCATAGATAATATAAAAAAATTTAACTCTAATGTTGATTGGTCAAATTTGCAAATTGGAGAAAAAATAGTTTTAAAAGAACCAAAACAAAGTGAACCTGTATCTCAAAACACTACTGTTGCTGCAACTACAAATGAGCAAGATAACAACTACATAAAATACACCGTAGGTGCTGGTGATACGCTTTATTCTATAGCAAAAGCTTTTTCTACTAAAATTTCTACCTTAAGAAAAATAAACTCTCTATCAAGTAGTAGCCTTTCTGTTGGTCAAATACTATTGGTTCCACCAAAAATTATAGGAACAAATAAACAACCATCAGTTTTAAAGAAAACTGTTAGCGACCAAGCACAAAATCAACCTACTAAAAACTCAAGCGAGAATCAAATTGTAACAAATAACTACGATAAAAACAAAGACTACTCATTATACTTAGATCATTATATTGTTCAAAAAGGGGATACGCTTTATACAATTGCTAAAACATTTGATACAAGCGTAGACGATATTGTATCTTTAAACAATCTACCAAGTAATGAAATTAATATAGGTGAAACTTTATTAATACCTAAAAATAACACTAACTTAGCGAATGCTAAAAATAACTACTCAACCAGCGAATATTCCCTTGTAAATAAAGAAAATACGCTAAATGAACGATTAGTAAAATACGCTAAATTATTTATTGGCGCACCTTACCAGTGGGGTGGTACAAACCTATCGACAGGTGTAGACTGCTCAGGTTTTGTGCAAGATATATTTGCAAAATTTCACATAGAATTGCCTCGCACAAGTTCTGAGCAATTCAACGTAGGAAAACCCGTGTCACTTGCAGACATCAAGCCTGGTGATTTGTTATTCTTTCAAACCTATGCTGGTACCTATCCATCCCATGTGGGCATATACATTGGCGATAATAAATTTATCTCAGCACTGAATCAAAATACAGGTGTTATAATATCTCCACTAGATGGTTATTTTTTAAATAGATTTGTAGGTGCAAGAAGGGTTTTACCATCTCATGAAAAATTTGATTATACTGGGAATAGATCCGGGTAG
- a CDS encoding methyl-accepting chemotaxis protein has protein sequence MKKNNVITTSFDKSSKKSTIAKLAKSVVKDSLLSTSTNGSFKIIQSDVLGIKEQMNVFAASVEEMSGNLKSMTDHLLSINADFEHFNNNNAALKSKIDERNQDIAEKKENLNTFVESIKNLSVSSEKISEVIGSISDIATQTNLLALNAAIEAARVGEAGKGFAVVADEIRKLATKTDTMTKNINKILDSFNTKIEEAVESVENVNSFLETLTKDFNEFANVFSQSQKESNSIGESLSQNSLAISEQIKVVDDLAYRISTIYSALEKIVHVIMTMVNVNKKIENMIKF, from the coding sequence ATGAAAAAAAATAACGTAATAACAACTTCTTTTGATAAATCAAGCAAAAAAAGCACTATAGCAAAACTAGCTAAAAGTGTAGTAAAAGACTCTCTACTTAGCACTTCAACAAATGGCAGTTTTAAAATAATCCAAAGCGATGTACTGGGAATTAAGGAGCAAATGAATGTATTTGCTGCATCTGTTGAAGAAATGAGCGGAAACCTAAAATCTATGACCGATCACCTGTTGTCTATAAACGCTGACTTTGAACACTTCAATAACAACAATGCCGCATTAAAATCCAAGATAGACGAACGCAACCAAGACATTGCAGAAAAAAAAGAGAACTTAAATACATTCGTAGAAAGTATAAAAAATCTAAGCGTTTCGTCAGAAAAGATAAGCGAAGTAATTGGTTCAATCTCAGATATTGCCACGCAGACTAACCTGCTTGCATTAAATGCTGCAATTGAGGCCGCCCGTGTTGGTGAAGCAGGCAAAGGTTTTGCTGTAGTTGCAGACGAGATCAGAAAACTTGCGACAAAAACAGACACTATGACAAAAAATATCAACAAAATTCTTGATAGCTTTAACACAAAAATAGAAGAAGCCGTTGAAAGCGTAGAAAATGTAAACAGCTTTTTAGAAACACTAACAAAGGATTTTAACGAGTTTGCTAACGTATTTAGTCAATCCCAAAAAGAATCAAACTCTATTGGTGAGTCTTTGTCGCAGAACTCACTGGCTATAAGCGAGCAAATTAAAGTAGTGGATGATTTGGCATATAGAATAAGCACAATATACTCAGCATTAGAAAAGATAGTGCATGTAATAATGACGATGGTTAATGTAAACAAGAAAATAGAAAATATGATTAAATTTTGA
- a CDS encoding response regulator, giving the protein MKIITIDDSSTMRRIIKNTLSRIGYGSDVLEAEDGKQALDILSQNKVDLIITDWNMPNMDGLTFVKKIRSMSEWNDVPIIMVTTEAAKEDILEALKAGVNNYIVKPFTPEVLKEKIEIVMGLK; this is encoded by the coding sequence ATGAAAATCATAACTATTGATGATTCTTCTACAATGAGAAGGATCATTAAAAATACACTTTCCCGTATTGGGTATGGCAGCGATGTATTAGAAGCAGAGGACGGAAAACAAGCACTCGATATTCTGTCGCAAAACAAGGTTGACCTTATTATAACTGATTGGAACATGCCTAATATGGATGGATTAACATTTGTTAAAAAAATTAGGAGCATGAGTGAGTGGAATGATGTGCCTATTATAATGGTTACAACCGAAGCGGCAAAAGAAGATATCTTAGAAGCACTAAAAGCCGGTGTAAACAATTATATAGTAAAACCTTTTACTCCTGAAGTGTTAAAAGAAAAAATAGAGATTGTAATGGGTTTAAAATAA
- a CDS encoding chemotaxis protein CheW has product MQDADYTQAVGFNLENETYGIDILNVSEIIKPINITFIPNTQDFVLGVINLRGKIIPTVDLNKKFFDKFKDITQDSRIIVVSMQENTVGFLVDNIKKIYNIDKESIENSPETVNENVQKYIKGVGKLDEALIILLDVDTILKEGGYKS; this is encoded by the coding sequence ATGCAAGATGCAGATTACACTCAAGCGGTAGGCTTTAACTTAGAAAACGAAACATACGGTATTGATATCTTAAATGTATCTGAAATAATAAAGCCCATAAACATAACTTTCATACCAAACACTCAAGACTTTGTGCTTGGGGTTATAAATCTAAGGGGTAAGATTATACCTACAGTAGACTTAAATAAGAAGTTCTTTGATAAGTTTAAAGACATCACTCAAGACAGCAGGATAATAGTGGTATCTATGCAAGAAAATACCGTAGGCTTCCTTGTAGACAATATTAAGAAGATCTACAATATTGATAAAGAAAGCATTGAAAACTCACCAGAGACTGTAAACGAGAATGTTCAAAAATACATTAAAGGCGTTGGCAAGCTGGATGAAGCTTTAATTATTTTGCTTGATGTTGATACCATACTAAAAGAAGGTGGGTATAAGTCATGA
- the ruvC gene encoding crossover junction endodeoxyribonuclease RuvC, with protein sequence MKNLIILGIDPGSKTTAFGIVDCLNKTFHYDFIRLQNIKNFDDKIHAVFAKTQEVIENYDISEVAIEDVFYSVNIKSSLKLSEVKGSILAAVKNAHINIVHYSTREIKQAISGYGAASKTQLKFIVEKIFNTKLDKLPLDVSDAISIALAHCSYKHTTSRIN encoded by the coding sequence ATGAAAAATTTGATTATACTGGGAATAGATCCGGGTAGTAAAACTACTGCTTTTGGCATTGTAGACTGCTTAAACAAAACATTCCACTACGATTTTATAAGATTGCAAAATATAAAAAATTTTGATGATAAAATACATGCAGTCTTTGCAAAAACGCAAGAAGTTATAGAAAACTACGATATAAGCGAAGTTGCTATAGAAGATGTATTTTATTCTGTAAACATAAAATCATCTTTAAAGCTCAGCGAGGTAAAAGGCTCTATTTTGGCAGCTGTAAAAAATGCCCATATTAATATTGTTCATTATTCTACAAGAGAAATAAAACAGGCAATATCTGGGTACGGCGCTGCTTCAAAAACTCAACTAAAATTTATCGTTGAGAAGATATTCAATACAAAATTAGATAAATTGCCATTGGATGTATCAGATGCTATATCAATAGCCCTAGCGCATTGCAGCTACAAGCATACCACAAGCCGCATTAATTGA
- a CDS encoding MBL fold metallo-hydrolase has product MGYINLSNEQVNISNGEVLFEESGHKFIWLGWDEADIKGSFIQVNQYLIISNGKGTLLDPGGVHVFPKVVANVSRYIDLADIKNIFYTHQDPDVSSGIAMWLSITSANVYISKLWVRFLPHFGITDVSRIIPIEDNGGRIDSFEVIPAHFMHSPGQHTLYDPTSKILFSGDVGAAVFGSKTYLFVEDFNAHVALMEGFHKRYMASNAVCRNFVNRVRKYDINMIAPQHGAVFKKESAKSFLSWLESLRCGSDIVDEISR; this is encoded by the coding sequence ATGGGGTATATTAATTTATCAAACGAGCAGGTAAATATCTCAAACGGCGAAGTGTTATTTGAAGAATCAGGTCACAAGTTTATCTGGCTTGGTTGGGATGAAGCAGACATTAAAGGCAGTTTTATACAGGTTAATCAGTACTTGATTATATCAAACGGCAAAGGCACATTACTTGATCCAGGTGGTGTGCATGTGTTCCCAAAGGTTGTTGCAAATGTAAGCAGGTATATAGATTTAGCAGATATTAAAAATATATTTTACACACATCAAGATCCAGATGTATCAAGCGGTATTGCTATGTGGCTTTCCATTACAAGCGCAAATGTTTATATATCTAAGCTGTGGGTAAGGTTTTTACCACATTTTGGTATAACTGATGTTTCGCGTATTATACCAATTGAAGACAACGGCGGTAGGATTGATTCATTTGAAGTGATACCAGCTCACTTTATGCACTCACCAGGCCAGCATACACTCTATGACCCAACTTCCAAGATACTATTTAGCGGTGATGTTGGTGCAGCTGTATTTGGCTCTAAAACATACCTTTTTGTGGAAGATTTTAATGCTCATGTTGCCTTAATGGAAGGATTTCACAAGCGCTATATGGCATCAAATGCTGTGTGCAGGAATTTTGTTAACCGCGTTAGGAAATACGATATAAACATGATAGCTCCCCAGCATGGAGCTGTATTTAAAAAAGAATCGGCTAAGTCTTTTTTAAGCTGGCTTGAATCCCTAAGGTGCGGCAGCGATATTGTAGATGAAATATCAAGGTGA
- a CDS encoding protein phosphatase CheZ produces MGTQDEIDKLLSSFNSAKKEDIEDMLDKFEQNNTQMLEPKIEEEPKIKEKEQENQEHLQGKVYPPEDHRVVDKLDEITKESEEKVNQLFELLENAVSRIDAMDAELKKVKPYLDEHKKFMDLFVSAFPKASVNKNYEYFSNVLKIFDEIQKTHEELKNYIFDSMDLLQFQDITRQKIEKVISVIQALHEYLNNWFASGSKVRARVAKTIADESQKPQIDQEVDDIVNSFQRGEIE; encoded by the coding sequence ATGGGCACACAAGATGAAATTGATAAACTGCTTTCAAGTTTTAATTCAGCCAAAAAAGAAGATATAGAAGATATGCTAGATAAGTTTGAGCAAAACAATACGCAAATGCTTGAGCCAAAGATAGAAGAAGAACCAAAAATAAAAGAAAAAGAACAAGAAAATCAAGAGCATCTACAAGGAAAAGTCTATCCACCAGAAGACCACAGGGTAGTAGATAAGCTTGATGAAATTACAAAAGAAAGTGAAGAAAAAGTCAACCAGCTGTTTGAGCTGCTAGAAAACGCAGTAAGCAGAATAGATGCAATGGATGCAGAGCTTAAGAAAGTTAAGCCCTACCTAGACGAACACAAGAAATTTATGGATTTATTTGTCAGTGCATTTCCAAAAGCTTCAGTTAATAAAAACTACGAGTATTTTTCTAATGTGCTTAAAATATTTGATGAAATTCAAAAGACACATGAAGAACTTAAAAACTATATATTCGACTCTATGGATTTACTGCAGTTTCAGGATATTACAAGACAAAAGATAGAAAAAGTAATCAGTGTCATTCAAGCATTGCATGAATATCTAAACAACTGGTTTGCATCAGGCAGCAAGGTTAGGGCTCGCGTTGCAAAAACTATTGCTGATGAATCACAAAAACCTCAGATAGACCAAGAAGTAGATGATATTGTAAATAGTTTTCAAAGGGGGGAGATTGAATGA
- a CDS encoding chemotaxis protein translates to MNDDLKEVLRVGENRVEFVDFRMYEEKDSYTKENIYGINVSKIKEIIKYPNPKEIISVHGKSDVLEGMINLRGEVIPIVNLAKWLNIKEPQDPLIEKSKKIIVANFNNVTVGFIVHEAKRIRRFAWSDIKPPNDVLSSQYENKIIGTINNIDDEDKEKVLLIVDFEKICEELGIFGAENVEKIENDISNYKVSRKANVLIADDSSIARKIIKEAIKPITEKLYETKDGQEAWEILNTLYETSNGNIKSLLDLVITDVEMPNMDGFTLTKKIKEDPRFSTLPVVVNTSLSGGANLAKAKSVGADDFCTKFIAEEFVRAVTNNVK, encoded by the coding sequence ATGAACGATGATTTGAAAGAAGTCTTAAGGGTAGGCGAAAATAGGGTTGAGTTTGTTGACTTTAGGATGTATGAAGAGAAAGACAGCTATACCAAAGAAAACATATACGGCATAAACGTATCAAAGATAAAAGAGATAATAAAGTACCCAAACCCAAAAGAAATAATAAGCGTTCATGGTAAATCCGATGTGCTAGAAGGTATGATAAACTTAAGAGGTGAAGTAATCCCAATAGTAAACTTAGCTAAATGGTTAAACATCAAAGAACCACAAGACCCTTTAATTGAAAAGAGTAAAAAAATCATTGTGGCTAATTTCAACAATGTAACGGTAGGCTTTATTGTTCATGAAGCAAAAAGGATAAGAAGATTTGCATGGAGCGATATAAAGCCGCCAAACGATGTGCTTTCTAGCCAGTATGAAAATAAGATTATAGGAACGATAAACAACATAGACGATGAAGACAAAGAAAAAGTCCTATTGATTGTTGATTTTGAAAAGATCTGTGAAGAGCTTGGCATATTTGGAGCAGAAAATGTAGAAAAGATAGAAAATGATATATCAAATTACAAAGTATCAAGAAAAGCGAATGTCTTAATAGCAGATGACTCTTCTATAGCAAGAAAGATTATAAAAGAAGCCATAAAGCCTATAACAGAAAAACTCTACGAAACAAAAGACGGCCAAGAGGCATGGGAGATTTTAAACACACTCTATGAAACCTCAAATGGAAATATTAAGTCCTTATTAGACCTTGTCATAACAGATGTTGAGATGCCAAACATGGATGGCTTTACACTAACAAAAAAGATTAAAGAAGACCCAAGGTTTTCAACACTGCCTGTTGTAGTTAATACTTCTCTTTCAGGGGGTGCTAACTTAGCAAAAGCAAAATCAGTAGGCGCAGATGATTTCTGCACCAAGTTTATAGCAGAAGAGTTTGTAAGGGCAGTTACAAATAATGTCAAATAG
- a CDS encoding chemotaxis protein CheX, translating to MSAISADWINPFITAATEVLDEILGVKPKLSKPYVKQSDEPLFDITGLIGLTGEAVGSIAFSLPKQTALKIVSKFVGEEVLGLSADTRDAIGELTNIIAGRVKKIFYEKNIRMKISVPNIIVGKDLAISSVKGIPTIVIPFETELGNFAVQVSIKKASKEG from the coding sequence ATGTCAGCTATTAGTGCAGATTGGATCAATCCTTTCATAACAGCAGCAACAGAAGTGCTAGACGAAATATTAGGTGTTAAGCCAAAGCTATCTAAACCATATGTAAAGCAATCAGATGAACCGCTCTTTGATATAACCGGGCTTATTGGCCTAACGGGTGAAGCGGTAGGCTCTATTGCTTTTTCTTTACCCAAACAGACTGCGCTTAAGATAGTCTCTAAATTTGTAGGTGAAGAAGTGCTTGGGCTTTCTGCTGATACAAGGGATGCAATAGGCGAATTAACAAATATAATTGCAGGAAGGGTAAAAAAGATCTTCTATGAAAAGAATATTCGTATGAAAATCTCTGTACCTAATATTATTGTAGGCAAAGATCTTGCTATTAGTTCTGTAAAAGGTATTCCTACAATAGTTATTCCATTTGAGACTGAACTTGGCAATTTTGCTGTACAGGTATCGATAAAGAAGGCGTCAAAGGAGGGATAA